One stretch of Periplaneta americana isolate PAMFEO1 chromosome 1, P.americana_PAMFEO1_priV1, whole genome shotgun sequence DNA includes these proteins:
- the Trc8 gene encoding protein TRC8 homolog isoform X2, with protein sequence MCVFMLWTKHLVIVYMYLMSVGIVFVSYWTNVSTMKTVIAAMTANQTASGMNSPVYTSILEDILSLNLGRLLDPSSYGFIVIQNYAIQCMLAFIFTYVHLGPRYPLVQKLLPISFMAPSILAVLPLPLSILHHAPVFAALLPLALVKFVLWYSALAVVQTVYGGYQHARNFVSNFGLSALVETEWMRLNVPTVLRTFWLLRVAEHAASLLADHFSDGQKSQGSLLALTTLFSITKSLLVSGCETLTAVLGMTSIVSYICHYVGCFFQWVLLTEDDDDKSIGTVSAILFYILALQTGLTSLDPDKRFIRLCRNFCLLFTALLHFVHNIVNPLLMSLSASHNPSLHRHIRALAVCAFLILFPASLLAYLWSQHATSTWLLAVSAFSIEVIIKVVVSLMIYSLFLVDAYRSSFWEKLDDYVYYIRAFGNTVEFCFGIFLFFNGAWILVFESGGAIRAVMMCIHAYFNIWCEARAGWSVFMKRRTAVNKINSLPEANTEQLHRLDDVCAICYQEMKSAKITRCNHFFHGVCLRKWLYVQDRCPLCHDILYKVEMDTPRDSSSSEDIGDSGNNEAQNPATEDTNQETEEQLRPSSSSGSSEVGTSEQQQSRNVR encoded by the coding sequence ATGTGCGTTTTCATGCTATGGACCAAACACCTAGTCATTGTATACATGTATCTGATGTCAGTTGGAATCGTGTTTGTTTCATATTGGACAAATGTGAGCACCATGAAAACAGTAATTGCAGCGATGACGGCTAATCAAACTGCAAGCGGTATGAATTCTCCAGTGTATACCAGCATATTAGAAGATATACTTTCACTAAATCTTGGAAGATTATTGGATCCAAGCAGCTATGGCTTCATTGTGATTCAGAACTATGCTATACAATGCATGCTAGCATTCATATTCACCTACGTGCACCTAGGGCCTCGCTATCCCCTTGTTCAGAAGTTGCTTCCTATCAGTTTCATGGCTCCGTCCATATTAGCCGTCCTGCCGTTGCCCTTGTCCATCCTGCACCATGCACCCGTATTTGCAGCATTGCTTCCTCTGGCACTAGTCAAGTTCGTCCTGTGGTACAGTGCCCTCGCGGTTGTGCAGACAGTTTATGGTGGATATCAGCATGCACGAAATTTCGTCAGTAACTTTGGACTTTCAGCACTGGTTGAGACAGAGTGGATGCGTCTGAATGTTCCGACTGTACTACGGACCTTCTGGTTACTCCGTGTTGCAGAACATGCGGCATCTTTGCTGGCAGATCACTTCAGCGACGGCCAAAAATCACAAGGAAGTTTGTTAGCTCTAACCACACTATTCAGCATAACAAAGAGCCTATTAGTAAGTGGCTGTGAGACCCTTACTGCTGTGTTGGGTATGACGAGCATTGTGTCCTACATATGCCATTATGTTGGTTGCTTCTTTCAGTGGGTCCTTCTCACAGAAGACGATGATGACAAAAGTATTGGAACAGTATCAGCTATCTTATTTTACATCTTAGCCCTGCAGACTGGCCTCACTAGCTTAGACCCAGACAAACGTTTCATTCGTCTGTGTCGCAATTTCTGTCTGTTATTTACAGCCCTCCTTCACTTCGTTCACAACATAGTCAATCCCTTATTGATGTCTCTGAGTGCCTCGCATAATCCTTCGCTTCATCGGCACATCCGTGCCCTTGCGGTGTGTGCATTCTTAATTCTCTTCCCTGCATCGCTTTTAGCATATCTCTGGTCACAGCATGCCACCAGCACGTGGCTTCTGGCCGTATCAGCCTTCAGCATCGAAGTCATCATCAAGGTTGTGGTCTCCCTCATGATCTACTCCCTGTTTCTAGTAGATGCATATCGTAGCTCTTTCTGGGAGAAGCTTGACGACTATGTATATTACATACGAGCTTTTGGGAACACTGTGGAATTCTGTTTTGGTATTTTCCTGTTCTTCAACGGTGCTTGGATCCTGGTGTTCGAGTCCGGTGGTGCTATCAGAGCCGTCATGATGTGTATCCACGCCTACTTCAACATCTGGTGCGAGGCACGTGCAGGATGGAGCGTCTTCATGAAGAGACGCACGGCCGTTAATAAGATAAACTCTCTACCAGAAGCAAACACTGAACAACTTCATCGCCTTGATGACGTTTGTGCCATCTGCTATCAGGAGATGAAGAGTGCAAAGATCACACGCTGCAATCACTTCTTTCATGGAGTCTGCCTCAGAAAATGGCTCTACGTTCAAGATCGCTGCCCTCTATGCCATGATATTCTCTACAAAGTCGAGATGGATACTCCTAGAGACAGTTCCAGCAGCGAAGATATAGGGGATAGCGGGAATAACGAAGCACAGAACCCCGCAACAGAGGATACCAATCAAGAGACTGAAGAACAATTACGTccgagtagtagtagtggtagtagtgaagTTGGTACCAGTGAACAACAGCAATCCAGAAACGTCAGATGA